Proteins from a genomic interval of Odontesthes bonariensis isolate fOdoBon6 chromosome 7, fOdoBon6.hap1, whole genome shotgun sequence:
- the tjp1b gene encoding tight junction protein 1 isoform X7 produces MEVSAAMEETVIWEQHTVTLHRAPGFGFGIAISGGRDNPHFQSGETSIVISDVLKGGPAEGLLQENDRVVMVNAVSMDNVEHAYAVQQLRKSGKIAKITIRRKRKVHVPMGRLGERETMSEHDEEEDSYDEEIYEMRSGRSGAYSGVGGAVGRRSGRSSGRRDRERERSGSRERSLSPRSDRRSHNLPPRPAKVTLVKSRKNEAEYGLRLASHIFVKDISPESLAARDGNIQEGDVVLKINGTVTENLSLIDAKKLIERSKGKLKMVVQRDERATLLNIPDLDDSIPSANASDRDDISDIHSMASDHSNRSHERHRSSRSRSPDRRSEPSDHSRHSPPQISNGSHRSRDDERISKPASTPPKLVEDIPLPKPKESAVAREEKQLPPLPEPKPVYAQPGQPDVDLPVSPSDAPVPSAAHDDSILRPSMKLVKFKKGESVGLRLAGGNDVGIFVAGVLEDSPAAKEGLEEGDQILRVNNVDFANIIREEAVLFLLDLPKGEEVTILAQKKKDVYRRIVESDVGDSFYIRTHFEYEKESPYGLSFNKGEVFRVVDTLYNGKLGSWLAIRIGKNHQEVERGIIPNKNRAEQLSSVQYTLPKTAGGDRADFWRFRGLRSSKRNLRKSREDLSSQPVQTKFPAYERVVLREAGFLRPVVIFGPIADVAREKLSREEPDLFELAKSEPRDAGTDQRSSGIIRLHTIKQIIDRDKHALLDITPNAVDRLNYAQWYPIVVFLNPDNKQGVKNMRTRLCPESRKSARKLYERAIKLRKNNHHLFTTTINLNNMNDGWYGALKETTQQQQNQLVWVSEGKADGTTEDDLDIHDDRLSYLSAPGSEYSMYSTDSRHTSDYEDTDTEGGAYTDQELDETLNDEVGLPTEPAITRSSEPVREDPPVIQDTPGYPGYQHGVQPDPASRIDPAGFKMAAPQQQGEAALPMPSLPSTVVASPAAEQPVQLEGVHLEEPPAAAAAPQADSLNSHSPAPELIQPPPPHEPHPSGPPGPEPKMYKKDLYNMEDPVRINHGMKQSMSYSHQPSFQDKQPYREYDHPPYGYDGGGYTEPKPHNTDSHLHYDNRVPHYNEQWPPYDQQTSSSQPAGFKPGHQQPMAYSPRSPYDDGPGRDYSPPQPRYDEAPPVGYDGRRRHSKPGPIRYDEPPPPPPAGYDARSPYEAESHSFPINSPRSPEPPKQYYGDSGLRPIYMPGPQSRGYKPGLHEPMMNSEPTLPPPKPETLPSPSDPAITPSSKPPPPPPREDPDEDPAMKPQSVLNRVKMFENKRSVSMDRAKEGGESSVLRPADVPKPVTAPGPVLKANSLSNLEQEKSTFRAPEPQKPHTKPLDDLMRSNHYDPDEDEEYYRKQLSYFDRRSFDSKAMGQPALGINRFHDLPKPAQLSYPYNRVESMEKVSPVEKRYEPLPQISPSSQYGPPAPAVPPNTLPKLSPSDANSIPEPLSSPNPKPDLAALRPASRDEPTPGGYLPPRGHPDKSPVNGTDPAPPKTLGTPAPTSYNRYVPKPYTSTARPFERKFESPKFNHNLLPNDTQVKPGVVSNSSGKPQLSPQPLDHDSGLDTFTRTVDNRPKYQHNNINTIPKAIPVSPSALDDDDEDEGHTVVATARGIFNCNGGVLSSIETGVSIIIPQGAIPESVEQEIYFKVCRDNSILPPLDKEKGETLLSPLVMCGPHGLKFLKPVELRLPHCASMTPDGWSFALKSSDSSSGDPKTWQNKSLPGDPNYLVGANCVSVLIDHF; encoded by the exons AGTGCAGCAATGGAGGAGACAGTCATTTGGGAACAGCACACAGTAACACTACACAGG GCACCAGGGTTTGGCTTCGGGATAGCCATATCAGGAGGTCGGGATAACCCTCATTTTCAGAGTGGCGAGACCTCCATTGTCATTTCGGACGTGCTGAAAGGAGGCCCAGCAGAAGGCCTACTGCA GGAAAATGACAGAGTGGTTATGGTCAATGCCGTCTCCATGGACAATGTGGAGCATGCGTACGCTGTCCAGCAGCTCCGCAAAAGTGGGAAAATTGCCAAAATT ACAATCAGACGGAAGAGGAAGGTGCACGTCCCCATGGGCCGCCTCGGAGAGAGGGAAACCATGTCAGAGCACGATGAGGAGGAGGACAGCTACGACGAAGAGATATATGAAATGCGAAGCGGACGCAGTGGTGCTTACAGCGGTGTGGGCGGGGCTGTGGGAAGACGCAGCGGCCGGAGCAGCGGGCGAAGGGACAGGGAACGCGAGCGTAGCGGCTCGCGAGAGAGAAGTCTTTCCCCGCGCTCAGACCGCCGCTCGCACAATCTTCCCCCACGCCCCGCCAAGGTCACACTCGTCAAATCCCGGAAAAATGAAG CAGAATATGGCCTCCGCCTGGCCAGCCACATCTTTGTGAAGGACATCTCCCCGGAGAGCCTGGCAGCCAGAGATGGCAACATCCAGGAGGGGGATGTTGTGCTGAAG ATTAATGGCACGGTGACGGAGAACCTCTCCTTGATAGACGCCAAGAAGCTGATAGAAAGGTCAAAGGGCAAACTAAAAATGGTTGTTCAGAGAGATGAGAGAGCGACCCTGCTGAACATCCCTGACCTCGATGACAGCATTCCCTCAGCCAACGCCTCCGACAGAGATG ACATTTCAGATATCCATTCTATGGCATCTGACCATTCCAACCGATCGCACGAGAGACATCGTAGCAGCCGCTCCCGCTCCCCCGACAGACGATCGGAACCCTCGGACCACTCCAGGCATTCACCCCCGCAAATTAGCAATGGAAG TCACAGGAGTCGTGATGACGAACGTATCTCAAAGCCGGCCTCAACACCACCGAAGCTCGTGGAGGACATTCCTCTGCCAAAACCGAAGGAGTCGGCTGTTGCGAGAGAGGAGAAACAGCTCCCACCTCTGCCAG agcCCAAGCCGGTGTACGCTCAGCCTGGACAGCCAGACGTAGACCTGCCCGTCAGTCCCTCTGATGCCCCTGTGCCAAGTGCTGCCCATGATGACAGTATCCTACG GCCGAGCATGAAGCTGGTAAAGTTCAAGAAGGGGGAGAGTGTGGGTCTGCGGCTGGCTGGGGGGAACGACGTGGGCATCTTTGTGGCCGGAGTGCTGGAGGACAGCCCAGCTGCTAAGGAGGGCCTGGAGGAGGGCGACCAAATTCTCAGG GTAAATAATGTCGATTTTGCAAACATCATTCGAGAGGAGGCGGTGCTATTCCTCCTGGACCTTCCTAAGGGCGAAGAGGTCACCATTCTGGCTCAGAAGAAGAAAGATG TGTATCGGCGGATCGTGGAGTCAGATGTCGGTGACTCCTTCTACATTCGGACACACTTTGAGTACGAGAAGGAATCTCCGTATGGGTTAAGCTTTAACAAGGGCGAGGTGTTCCGCGTTGTGGACACCCTCTACAACGGCAAGTTGGGCTCCTGGCTGGCTATTCGCATTGGCAAGAATCATCAGGAGGTGGAGAGGGGCATAATCCCCAACAAGAACAG agcagagcagctcTCCAGCGTGCAGTACACTCTCCCTAAAACAGCAGGAGGCGACAGGGCCGACTTCTGGAGGTTCCGTGGTCTTCGCAGTTCAAAAAGGAATCTGAGGAAGAGCAGGGAGGACCTTTCCTCCCAGCCAGTCCAAACGAAGTTCCCGGCTTACGAGAGAGTTGTACTGAGAGAAG CTGGTTTTCTACGGCCAGTTGTGATATTTGGACCCATCGCTGATGTTGCTCGCGAAAAGCTGTCCAGAGAAGAGCCAGATCTCTTTGAGCTCGCAA AGAGCGAACCAAGAGACGCAGGAACAGACCAGCGTAGTTCAGGGATCATTCGTCTTCACACCATCAAACAGATCATTGACAGA GACAAACATGCTTTGCTGGACATCACCCCAAATGCTGTTGACAGGCTGAATTATGCTCAGTGGTACCCGATTGTAGTCTTCCTAAATCCCGATAACAAGCAAGGTGTGAAGAACATGAGGACGAGACTCTGTCCAGAGTCCAGGAAGAGCGCCAGGAAGCTTTACGAGCGAGCCATTAAACTGAGGAAGAATAATCACCACCTGTTCACCA CGACCATCAACTTGAACAATATGAATGATGGGTGGTACGGCGCTCTGAAGGAAACCACCCAGCAACAGCAGAATCAGTTGGTGTGGGTGTCGGAGGGCAAG GCGGATGGCACTACAGAAGATGACTTGGATATCCACGACGACCGTCTGTCCTACCTGTCGGCGCCAGGTAGTGAATACTCCATGTATAGCACAGACAGCCGCCACACTTCTGACTACGAAGACACAGACACGGAGGGTGGAGCGTACACGGACCAGGAGTTGGatgaaactttgaatgatgAGGTGGGTCTTCCCACGGAGCCTGCCATCACTCGCTCCTCGGAGCCTGTGCGAGAAGACCCCCCTGTGATTCAAGACACCCCTGGGTACCCCGGATACCAGCATGGCGTGCAGCCTGACCCAGCCAGCCGCATAGACCCTGCAGGGTTCAAGATGGCCGCTCCGCAGCAG CAAGGTGAGGCTGCTCTGCCCATGCCCTCGTTGCCTTCGACGGTGGTAGCTTCCCCTGCTGCTGAGCAGCCTGTACAGCTAGAGGGTGTGCACCTAGAGGAGCCGCCTGCTGCAGCCGCAGCTCCTCAGGCTGACTCACTTAACAGCCACAGCCCTGCCCCTGAGCTTATTCAGCCCCCACCACCACATGAACCCCACCCGTCTGGACCGCCTGGTCCAGAACCAAAG ATGTACAAGAAAGACCTGTACAACATGGAGGACCCTGTGCGAATCAACCATGGCATGAAGCAGTCAATGAGCTACAGTCACCAGCCGTCGTTCCAGGACAAACAGCCATACCGCGAATACGACCACCCGCCTTACGGATATGATGGAGGCGGCTACACAGAACCAAAGCCTCACAACACTGACTCTCACCTGCACTACGACAACCGTGTGCCTCATTACAACGAACAGTGGCCACCCTACGACCAGCAGACCTCGTCCTCCCAGCCCGCAGGGTTCAAGCCGGGCCACCAGCAACCCATGGCCTACAGCCCCAGGTCCCCCTATGATGATGGACCAGGAAGGGACTACAGCCCCCCTCAGCCACGGTACGATGAGGCCCCTCCAGTAGGCTACGATGGCAGGCGACGGCACAGTAAACCTGGACCGATTCGTTACGACGAACCCCCTCCTCCGCCCCCAGCAGGCTATGATGCCCGTTCTCCATATGAGGCAGAATCCCACAGCTTCCCCATTAATTCGCCTCGTTCACCAGAGCCTCCAAAGCAGTATTACGGTGACTCTGGTCTGAGGCCCATCTACATGCCGGGACCTCAAAGCCGGGGTTATAAGCCAGGATTGCACGAACCAATGATGAACTCCGAACCAACCCTTCCCCCGCCTAAACCAGAGACCCTGCCCTCTCCGAGTGATCCGGCAATCACCCCCAGCTCCAAACCGCCGCCTCCTCCGCCGCGGGAAGACCCGGATGAAGACCCAGCCATGAAACCACAGTCAGTGCTCAACAGAGTAAAGATGTTTGAAAACAAGCGCTCTGTTTCTATGGACAGAGCTAAAGAGGGAGGAGAGTCATCCGTGCTCAGG CCTGCAGATGTTCCTAAGCCTGTGACTGCACCTGGTCCAGTCCTCAAAGCCAATTCCCTGAGCAACCTGGAGCAGGAGAAGTCCACCTTCAG GGCTCCTGAACCACAAAAGCCTCACACTAAGCCTCTAGATGATTTAATGCGTTCCAACCACTATGACCCAGATGAGGATGAGGAGTACTACAGGAAGCAGCTGTCCTACTTTGATCGCCGTAGCTTTGACAGCAAGGCGATGGGCCAACCCGCTCTTGGCATCAACCGCTTCCATGATCTGCCCAAACCAGCTCAGCTGTCCTACCCATACAACAG AGTGGAGTCTATGGAGAAGGTGAGCCCAGTGGAGAAGAGATACGAACCCTTACCCCAAATCAGTCCTTCCTCACAGTATGGGCCTCCAGCACCTGCCGTCCCACCCAACACGCTGCCCAAACTCAGCCCCAGTGACG CCAACTCCATACCTGAACCGCTGAGTTCCCCTAATCCTAAACCTGACCTGGCCGCTCTCCGGCCAGCCAGCAGGGACGAGCCCACACCAGGCGGTTACCTGCCCCCGAGGGGCCACCCTGACAAGTCCCCAGTTAATGGCACCGATCCAGCACCCCCCAAGACGCTTGGCACTCCCGCTCCAACTAGCTATAACCGCTACGTCCCCAAGCCTtacaccagtacagcccggccCTTTGAGCGCAAGTTTGAGAGCCCCAAGTTCAACCACAATCTGCTGCCCAACGACACACAGGTGAAGCCCGGAGTGGTGAGCAACAGTAGCGGGAAACCTCAGCTGTCACCGCAGCCCCTCGACCACGACAGCGGTCTGGACACCTTCACGCGCACTGTGGACAACAGGCCCAAATACCAGCACAATAACATCAACACCATTCCCAAGGCCATCCCTGTAAG CCCCAGTGCGCTGGACGATGACGACGAGGACGAAGGGCACACAGTGGTGGCCACCGCCCGGGGGATCTTCAACTGTAACGGAGGGGTTTTGAGCTCCATAGAGACGGGCGTCAGCATCATCATCCCCCAGGGTGCCATCCCTGAGAGTGTGGAGCAGGAGATTTACTTTAAGGTGTGCCGGGACAACAGCATCCTGCCCCCCCTCGACAAGGAGAAAG GAGAAACGCTGCTAAGTCCGCTGGTGATGTGTGGCCCTCACGGACTCAAGTTCCTGAAGCCGGTGGAGCTGCGCTTACCTCACTGTGCGTCTATGACCCCTGATGGTTGGTCTTTTGCTCTAAAATCCTCCGACTCCTCGTCGG
- the tjp1b gene encoding tight junction protein 1 isoform X2, giving the protein MITCAFLWVGFLVAVDSTMVNYQKYITVMQLALGVTASNKEHCLPPRKRMWHHPSPTAGSITAASSASTGQGKPSLRRIKGRIHRSKSLDSIDLLDSNSAAMEETVIWEQHTVTLHRAPGFGFGIAISGGRDNPHFQSGETSIVISDVLKGGPAEGLLQENDRVVMVNAVSMDNVEHAYAVQQLRKSGKIAKITIRRKRKVHVPMGRLGERETMSEHDEEEDSYDEEIYEMRSGRSGAYSGVGGAVGRRSGRSSGRRDRERERSGSRERSLSPRSDRRSHNLPPRPAKVTLVKSRKNEEYGLRLASHIFVKDISPESLAARDGNIQEGDVVLKINGTVTENLSLIDAKKLIERSKGKLKMVVQRDERATLLNIPDLDDSIPSANASDRDDISDIHSMASDHSNRSHERHRSSRSRSPDRRSEPSDHSRHSPPQISNGSHRSRDDERISKPASTPPKLVEDIPLPKPKESAVAREEKQLPPLPEPKPVYAQPGQPDVDLPVSPSDAPVPSAAHDDSILRPSMKLVKFKKGESVGLRLAGGNDVGIFVAGVLEDSPAAKEGLEEGDQILRVNNVDFANIIREEAVLFLLDLPKGEEVTILAQKKKDVYRRIVESDVGDSFYIRTHFEYEKESPYGLSFNKGEVFRVVDTLYNGKLGSWLAIRIGKNHQEVERGIIPNKNRAEQLSSVQYTLPKTAGGDRADFWRFRGLRSSKRNLRKSREDLSSQPVQTKFPAYERVVLREAGFLRPVVIFGPIADVAREKLSREEPDLFELAKSEPRDAGTDQRSSGIIRLHTIKQIIDRDKHALLDITPNAVDRLNYAQWYPIVVFLNPDNKQGVKNMRTRLCPESRKSARKLYERAIKLRKNNHHLFTTTINLNNMNDGWYGALKETTQQQQNQLVWVSEGKADGTTEDDLDIHDDRLSYLSAPGSEYSMYSTDSRHTSDYEDTDTEGGAYTDQELDETLNDEVGLPTEPAITRSSEPVREDPPVIQDTPGYPGYQHGVQPDPASRIDPAGFKMAAPQQQGEAALPMPSLPSTVVASPAAEQPVQLEGVHLEEPPAAAAAPQADSLNSHSPAPELIQPPPPHEPHPSGPPGPEPKMYKKDLYNMEDPVRINHGMKQSMSYSHQPSFQDKQPYREYDHPPYGYDGGGYTEPKPHNTDSHLHYDNRVPHYNEQWPPYDQQTSSSQPAGFKPGHQQPMAYSPRSPYDDGPGRDYSPPQPRYDEAPPVGYDGRRRHSKPGPIRYDEPPPPPPAGYDARSPYEAESHSFPINSPRSPEPPKQYYGDSGLRPIYMPGPQSRGYKPGLHEPMMNSEPTLPPPKPETLPSPSDPAITPSSKPPPPPPREDPDEDPAMKPQSVLNRVKMFENKRSVSMDRAKEGGESSVLRPADVPKPVTAPGPVLKANSLSNLEQEKSTFRAPEPQKPHTKPLDDLMRSNHYDPDEDEEYYRKQLSYFDRRSFDSKAMGQPALGINRFHDLPKPAQLSYPYNRVESMEKVSPVEKRYEPLPQISPSSQYGPPAPAVPPNTLPKLSPSDANSIPEPLSSPNPKPDLAALRPASRDEPTPGGYLPPRGHPDKSPVNGTDPAPPKTLGTPAPTSYNRYVPKPYTSTARPFERKFESPKFNHNLLPNDTQVKPGVVSNSSGKPQLSPQPLDHDSGLDTFTRTVDNRPKYQHNNINTIPKAIPVSPSALDDDDEDEGHTVVATARGIFNCNGGVLSSIETGVSIIIPQGAIPESVEQEIYFKVCRDNSILPPLDKEKGETLLSPLVMCGPHGLKFLKPVELRLPHCASMTPDGWSFALKSSDSSSGDPKTWQNKSLPGDPNYLVGANCVSVLIDHF; this is encoded by the exons AGTGCAGCAATGGAGGAGACAGTCATTTGGGAACAGCACACAGTAACACTACACAGG GCACCAGGGTTTGGCTTCGGGATAGCCATATCAGGAGGTCGGGATAACCCTCATTTTCAGAGTGGCGAGACCTCCATTGTCATTTCGGACGTGCTGAAAGGAGGCCCAGCAGAAGGCCTACTGCA GGAAAATGACAGAGTGGTTATGGTCAATGCCGTCTCCATGGACAATGTGGAGCATGCGTACGCTGTCCAGCAGCTCCGCAAAAGTGGGAAAATTGCCAAAATT ACAATCAGACGGAAGAGGAAGGTGCACGTCCCCATGGGCCGCCTCGGAGAGAGGGAAACCATGTCAGAGCACGATGAGGAGGAGGACAGCTACGACGAAGAGATATATGAAATGCGAAGCGGACGCAGTGGTGCTTACAGCGGTGTGGGCGGGGCTGTGGGAAGACGCAGCGGCCGGAGCAGCGGGCGAAGGGACAGGGAACGCGAGCGTAGCGGCTCGCGAGAGAGAAGTCTTTCCCCGCGCTCAGACCGCCGCTCGCACAATCTTCCCCCACGCCCCGCCAAGGTCACACTCGTCAAATCCCGGAAAAATGAAG AATATGGCCTCCGCCTGGCCAGCCACATCTTTGTGAAGGACATCTCCCCGGAGAGCCTGGCAGCCAGAGATGGCAACATCCAGGAGGGGGATGTTGTGCTGAAG ATTAATGGCACGGTGACGGAGAACCTCTCCTTGATAGACGCCAAGAAGCTGATAGAAAGGTCAAAGGGCAAACTAAAAATGGTTGTTCAGAGAGATGAGAGAGCGACCCTGCTGAACATCCCTGACCTCGATGACAGCATTCCCTCAGCCAACGCCTCCGACAGAGATG ACATTTCAGATATCCATTCTATGGCATCTGACCATTCCAACCGATCGCACGAGAGACATCGTAGCAGCCGCTCCCGCTCCCCCGACAGACGATCGGAACCCTCGGACCACTCCAGGCATTCACCCCCGCAAATTAGCAATGGAAG TCACAGGAGTCGTGATGACGAACGTATCTCAAAGCCGGCCTCAACACCACCGAAGCTCGTGGAGGACATTCCTCTGCCAAAACCGAAGGAGTCGGCTGTTGCGAGAGAGGAGAAACAGCTCCCACCTCTGCCAG agcCCAAGCCGGTGTACGCTCAGCCTGGACAGCCAGACGTAGACCTGCCCGTCAGTCCCTCTGATGCCCCTGTGCCAAGTGCTGCCCATGATGACAGTATCCTACG GCCGAGCATGAAGCTGGTAAAGTTCAAGAAGGGGGAGAGTGTGGGTCTGCGGCTGGCTGGGGGGAACGACGTGGGCATCTTTGTGGCCGGAGTGCTGGAGGACAGCCCAGCTGCTAAGGAGGGCCTGGAGGAGGGCGACCAAATTCTCAGG GTAAATAATGTCGATTTTGCAAACATCATTCGAGAGGAGGCGGTGCTATTCCTCCTGGACCTTCCTAAGGGCGAAGAGGTCACCATTCTGGCTCAGAAGAAGAAAGATG TGTATCGGCGGATCGTGGAGTCAGATGTCGGTGACTCCTTCTACATTCGGACACACTTTGAGTACGAGAAGGAATCTCCGTATGGGTTAAGCTTTAACAAGGGCGAGGTGTTCCGCGTTGTGGACACCCTCTACAACGGCAAGTTGGGCTCCTGGCTGGCTATTCGCATTGGCAAGAATCATCAGGAGGTGGAGAGGGGCATAATCCCCAACAAGAACAG agcagagcagctcTCCAGCGTGCAGTACACTCTCCCTAAAACAGCAGGAGGCGACAGGGCCGACTTCTGGAGGTTCCGTGGTCTTCGCAGTTCAAAAAGGAATCTGAGGAAGAGCAGGGAGGACCTTTCCTCCCAGCCAGTCCAAACGAAGTTCCCGGCTTACGAGAGAGTTGTACTGAGAGAAG CTGGTTTTCTACGGCCAGTTGTGATATTTGGACCCATCGCTGATGTTGCTCGCGAAAAGCTGTCCAGAGAAGAGCCAGATCTCTTTGAGCTCGCAA AGAGCGAACCAAGAGACGCAGGAACAGACCAGCGTAGTTCAGGGATCATTCGTCTTCACACCATCAAACAGATCATTGACAGA GACAAACATGCTTTGCTGGACATCACCCCAAATGCTGTTGACAGGCTGAATTATGCTCAGTGGTACCCGATTGTAGTCTTCCTAAATCCCGATAACAAGCAAGGTGTGAAGAACATGAGGACGAGACTCTGTCCAGAGTCCAGGAAGAGCGCCAGGAAGCTTTACGAGCGAGCCATTAAACTGAGGAAGAATAATCACCACCTGTTCACCA CGACCATCAACTTGAACAATATGAATGATGGGTGGTACGGCGCTCTGAAGGAAACCACCCAGCAACAGCAGAATCAGTTGGTGTGGGTGTCGGAGGGCAAG GCGGATGGCACTACAGAAGATGACTTGGATATCCACGACGACCGTCTGTCCTACCTGTCGGCGCCAGGTAGTGAATACTCCATGTATAGCACAGACAGCCGCCACACTTCTGACTACGAAGACACAGACACGGAGGGTGGAGCGTACACGGACCAGGAGTTGGatgaaactttgaatgatgAGGTGGGTCTTCCCACGGAGCCTGCCATCACTCGCTCCTCGGAGCCTGTGCGAGAAGACCCCCCTGTGATTCAAGACACCCCTGGGTACCCCGGATACCAGCATGGCGTGCAGCCTGACCCAGCCAGCCGCATAGACCCTGCAGGGTTCAAGATGGCCGCTCCGCAGCAG CAAGGTGAGGCTGCTCTGCCCATGCCCTCGTTGCCTTCGACGGTGGTAGCTTCCCCTGCTGCTGAGCAGCCTGTACAGCTAGAGGGTGTGCACCTAGAGGAGCCGCCTGCTGCAGCCGCAGCTCCTCAGGCTGACTCACTTAACAGCCACAGCCCTGCCCCTGAGCTTATTCAGCCCCCACCACCACATGAACCCCACCCGTCTGGACCGCCTGGTCCAGAACCAAAG ATGTACAAGAAAGACCTGTACAACATGGAGGACCCTGTGCGAATCAACCATGGCATGAAGCAGTCAATGAGCTACAGTCACCAGCCGTCGTTCCAGGACAAACAGCCATACCGCGAATACGACCACCCGCCTTACGGATATGATGGAGGCGGCTACACAGAACCAAAGCCTCACAACACTGACTCTCACCTGCACTACGACAACCGTGTGCCTCATTACAACGAACAGTGGCCACCCTACGACCAGCAGACCTCGTCCTCCCAGCCCGCAGGGTTCAAGCCGGGCCACCAGCAACCCATGGCCTACAGCCCCAGGTCCCCCTATGATGATGGACCAGGAAGGGACTACAGCCCCCCTCAGCCACGGTACGATGAGGCCCCTCCAGTAGGCTACGATGGCAGGCGACGGCACAGTAAACCTGGACCGATTCGTTACGACGAACCCCCTCCTCCGCCCCCAGCAGGCTATGATGCCCGTTCTCCATATGAGGCAGAATCCCACAGCTTCCCCATTAATTCGCCTCGTTCACCAGAGCCTCCAAAGCAGTATTACGGTGACTCTGGTCTGAGGCCCATCTACATGCCGGGACCTCAAAGCCGGGGTTATAAGCCAGGATTGCACGAACCAATGATGAACTCCGAACCAACCCTTCCCCCGCCTAAACCAGAGACCCTGCCCTCTCCGAGTGATCCGGCAATCACCCCCAGCTCCAAACCGCCGCCTCCTCCGCCGCGGGAAGACCCGGATGAAGACCCAGCCATGAAACCACAGTCAGTGCTCAACAGAGTAAAGATGTTTGAAAACAAGCGCTCTGTTTCTATGGACAGAGCTAAAGAGGGAGGAGAGTCATCCGTGCTCAGG CCTGCAGATGTTCCTAAGCCTGTGACTGCACCTGGTCCAGTCCTCAAAGCCAATTCCCTGAGCAACCTGGAGCAGGAGAAGTCCACCTTCAG GGCTCCTGAACCACAAAAGCCTCACACTAAGCCTCTAGATGATTTAATGCGTTCCAACCACTATGACCCAGATGAGGATGAGGAGTACTACAGGAAGCAGCTGTCCTACTTTGATCGCCGTAGCTTTGACAGCAAGGCGATGGGCCAACCCGCTCTTGGCATCAACCGCTTCCATGATCTGCCCAAACCAGCTCAGCTGTCCTACCCATACAACAG AGTGGAGTCTATGGAGAAGGTGAGCCCAGTGGAGAAGAGATACGAACCCTTACCCCAAATCAGTCCTTCCTCACAGTATGGGCCTCCAGCACCTGCCGTCCCACCCAACACGCTGCCCAAACTCAGCCCCAGTGACG CCAACTCCATACCTGAACCGCTGAGTTCCCCTAATCCTAAACCTGACCTGGCCGCTCTCCGGCCAGCCAGCAGGGACGAGCCCACACCAGGCGGTTACCTGCCCCCGAGGGGCCACCCTGACAAGTCCCCAGTTAATGGCACCGATCCAGCACCCCCCAAGACGCTTGGCACTCCCGCTCCAACTAGCTATAACCGCTACGTCCCCAAGCCTtacaccagtacagcccggccCTTTGAGCGCAAGTTTGAGAGCCCCAAGTTCAACCACAATCTGCTGCCCAACGACACACAGGTGAAGCCCGGAGTGGTGAGCAACAGTAGCGGGAAACCTCAGCTGTCACCGCAGCCCCTCGACCACGACAGCGGTCTGGACACCTTCACGCGCACTGTGGACAACAGGCCCAAATACCAGCACAATAACATCAACACCATTCCCAAGGCCATCCCTGTAAG CCCCAGTGCGCTGGACGATGACGACGAGGACGAAGGGCACACAGTGGTGGCCACCGCCCGGGGGATCTTCAACTGTAACGGAGGGGTTTTGAGCTCCATAGAGACGGGCGTCAGCATCATCATCCCCCAGGGTGCCATCCCTGAGAGTGTGGAGCAGGAGATTTACTTTAAGGTGTGCCGGGACAACAGCATCCTGCCCCCCCTCGACAAGGAGAAAG GAGAAACGCTGCTAAGTCCGCTGGTGATGTGTGGCCCTCACGGACTCAAGTTCCTGAAGCCGGTGGAGCTGCGCTTACCTCACTGTGCGTCTATGACCCCTGATGGTTGGTCTTTTGCTCTAAAATCCTCCGACTCCTCGTCGG